From the genome of Brassica oleracea var. oleracea cultivar TO1000 chromosome C4, BOL, whole genome shotgun sequence:
TTGGTTGTGCCGGCTTATATCAGCTGGAAATAATGAGATACAAAGGACTCAATAAAAGCAAAAGCATCATGACAACCAATTAGCCATATTCTATCATATCTATCAAAATGGATATGAATTCAAACTATATGCATCGTAGAAAAATCAAAACGATCGATGTGTGTTTCTGAAATCGTTTATGCATCAGAAAATATATACATACACAAAATCCATATAATATATTTACCTTTTCACCTTATCAAGCACCACCTTCTTAATATATTAACTGCATGGATTGCGTGTAAATTAGATAAGTATTTAATATACAAAGAATAAAGCATAGAGATAATTACATTCTTATCGTTTTTTTTTTCATTACATTCTTATCGTTGATTCGCCGACTTTGGTAAACTCGAAATAATTGGTTGCAAAATTAAAATATTATAAAGAGCAAAGGAGGAATAGGACAGGGTGTTTATGGTGATGTGAATGGGAAGAAAGTTGGTGTTTTAAGCATGTAGGAGGGTTGGGTGATGATGAAAATCATGTGAGTGCATGTGCATCGCGTTGTATTTTGGTGACATTTACTCTAATCTAAGCTAAACCCTAATTATCCATACATATTAATATTTAAAAACTCAGTAACAAAAACATCATTGTGGACACTTGTCCAAATATCATCCAATCCTTTTGGGCTAGAAAAGAGAACCTTCTCAGAAGCTGCAACCTCCGTTTAGCTAGAGTTATATCTAAAGGTCACTGACCTTTATCTATGTCTATATAAACGAAGGCCATCTCATATATGCATCATACGAAAAAATTTTATAGAGTTATTATCCCTTGTCTAGACAACTTTCTTTCATCACATTACATCAACCAAAAGAACATTCTTACATCATTTACAATAATGGGAGTAACCTTAGAAGGTCAAAGAAAGGAATCAGTTTGGGTGTCGATGAGAAGACAAAGAGCACGAAGGGCCCTTGTGAAGAAGATCATAATCCGACCGAAAATGAATCTAGAGGCTTCTAGAAGACCATGTCGTGCGATTCATAAACGAGTCAAGACGCTGAAAGAGCTTGTTCCGAACACCAAATCAGCAGAAGGTTTGGATGGACTCTTTAGACAAACGGCAGATTATATTTTGGCTTTGGAAATGAAAGTGAGAGTTATGCAGACAATGGTTCAGGTTTTGACCGAAACTGATTGTATGTAATGACCTCAATATATTTTTGTAAATCTTATTGGTTTAAAAAAATCTTATTATTAATATAATAAGTGCTTTTAGTTTTTATTTGTTCGTCTTTATTTATCTTGTGTGATTGCCCTGTGTTGTGCTATATAAAAAAGGAAACAAAATTTATAAACAAGAAAATCAATGAAAATTATGTCCAGTTAGAGATTATATATATGCAAAATGAAGGGAGGCCAATAAAAGTGTTCAATCAATAAAACATATATATGCAAAATGAAGGGAGGCCAATAAAAGTGTTCAACCAATAAAACCCACGACGACAGTGTAATTGAGAAAATAACGTTCAACGTTGGGCTTTGTATATATCATGTAGGCCGTACATAAACATAACAATCCTTTTTGGGTCCATATTATGGAACACCTGAGTTCAGAGTGTGAATGTCAATATGTCATTTGCAAACCCTTTTTTTAGCGATATCACTTTGGTTTCCTTTTATATGTAAAAGATGGTGAAAGTGTTACTATTTACTTTCAAAATAATACTGTTAATATCCTTGAAATGCGAGCGATTTTGTAGTAAAGTGATACTGTTTCAAGATAAATGTTTTGAATTATGCGATTGGATCGTGGTGATAATGATAGATAACAAATACAATTGTTTGATGTCCACGTATCATCTAGTCCTTTCATTATTTGATATGACACGAATAGGTAAGATGATCCATCTGCTTCTCTCATATCGACTTGGATTTGAGGTTCGACAATTTTTCTAGTATATGGTACACGATTTTGATTAATCTTTAGTATAGACAATTTAGAGCTTGATTTGGGCATATATATATATATATTAGGCTCAAAACTGTTTTTGTAATATTTTGTTTATCTTTAAGATTTTATTTAGTATATACTATAATGAGTGACTCAAAAAAGTATATGGTGGATGAATCCAAAACAAAACTGTTGTTTCTTTCACAGTTTCACATATCTACAACTTGTGTATATACTACTGATTAACGTTTGTTTTAACCGTGAATGTGTTTAGTGTTTTTAGGAGGTTTATGTTTATGACTCTTTATTTGTTCGTACTTGATTCCTAATAATTCTGATTACTGAACTGGGAGGAAACATAGTGGTAAGTGTTATCTACTCTTTTTACTAATCTAGCTCATTCAATAATTCAATTTTAAATATCTTTCATTCTTTTTAACTGGAATCTAAAGTTAAGTAATAGTATAAGACATAAATACTGAAACTCCTCTCGATACCTATATTCTCTTAGTTACTTTCGATTTCATCTGTACTTGCGTTTCAAACTGCTTATTGTATGTCTTGGTTTTGGAAGCGAGCCTCACGCTGTCAAGCACCACTGCTCTGACCAAATATTTTTCCTGTTGTACATTTAGGGGGTTATTGGAACATGAATTTCTGTGGAATTTGATGATTTTAATAGTTGAGAGGATTTTACAAGTTAACTAGATTTAACAAATTTTATCAAATACTTTTACATAGATTTTCATTACTTGTGTATAGAATTCTATTAATTGTTATTAACTTTTAAAGTAAGAAATTAATGGTGGTAGAAAAAAAAAGAAAGAAAATCATTTCAATTAAGGCAATTCTTAAACAACTTTTAAAAAAGTTTTTGTCACAAAAAAGATTTCAAGAAATAATTTTTGTTTGTGAGTGTATTTTATTACATTGATTTCAAAAATCTTATGGGTATAGATGATATTTTCAAAGTTGAGTACTATGAGTATAAACAAAGAAAATTTACATCTCAATAACAACATATTTTAATAGAATCTTAAAATCAATGAAAACTAAACTTTTCCAATAACAAATGATTTTGAGTGAAATTTACAAATCATCACCCCAATAACAATGAATTCTATTTAGATTTTAAAAATTCACAAACCAATAACAAAGGAATCTCAAAATTTAATAACTCCTCTAAAATTCTTTGCTCTATAACCCCCCTTATACAGTTTAAGTTTAACATTAACCGAAAATATTCCCATGTTAAGAAATTTAAACACAGATTATTTTGAAGTTACGTGTGTGTGGATATGAAAACCTATAATCTGCTAAGAAAAACAATTTGATATTAATGTCTATACCTTAATGACTACCTACCAATCTACCATCAGACATGATTTTGTGTTAATCGGCATCATGTTTGATGCGGCGATTAATAAATAAAATAAGATCCCTATATGCGTTTACTTTGACTTACCATGTGCAAATACCACCGCAACGATTATTAATTAAGCATTTTATTTTTATTTAATATTGGAAAGAAAAACTTAAGTGTGTCAGCACACGAGATACGAGTTGCTTTGTGTATTTTTTTCTCAATCAAGATAAGAAAAAGGGCATTTAATTAAGGATTTGATTGCCACTTGTTAATTCACGAGTATCCAAGAAAGAAGAAACGACGTGAAATATCCCTTGATTCATGCCTTCTCAACTCTTCTAGAATGCTTTCTCTCGTTAGGGAACACATTTGAATTACCCAAAAGATTAACAAAAAAAATATTTACCCAAAACAATTTATTTGACGTTTATCGATTACCACTAATCCACTATGATCTAGATCTAAAATGCACTTACGTAGTCTATTATAATCCACTACGTCATCATATGACGTAAAATATCTCAATCTCTGTATTTCGTCTGTTATACCTATAAAGAAATATAAATATCGAGCATTCATGAATAAGTGGAAACATTTTACAAGAATCATCCATATACTTACGACGACATGCGTATCAAAAATACGAATTTTGTTTTTTGTGTGCAAACGGTTATGGTGTGCAAAAATTAATATAAATATTAACATATTGATAAATATATGTTTGGTAAATATATGTTGTTTAAATATATACGTGTCTATCTATAAAGTGGAACGATCATGTGTGGCTTATAAATTCAAATTTCAAAGATCTGACTATGATATGTGATATATTATAGTATATCCTAAGATTCTTAATAACCTGTTTTATGAGCCGTGGCAGCATTACGTGGTATAGTGGGAAACTGGTGACCCGTTACCCTGTGTCTTGACTCGTGACTCTTGACCGGAGTGAAATTCAATAATACTGATTAAATTAATTTAAATGTTTTTTTTTAATTTAAATGTTTCTACTTTTCATGAAGTCCTTTATGTTTAAATTTTCGTTCACTCTCGTATTATTCATTCAGTTATTTATTTCAGTCCGCTACATAGCCTCCATTTTAGAGATCCTAACGTACCCAAGAAGCAAACCCCATCAGTAAGTAAAAGATTTCAAATGTGTGTTTTTTTAATAAAGGCTTAAAAGATTTCAAATGTTTCTTTATCGTTCGATCGGGTGATACGAATCTACCTTTCATATGGTCCTAATTAATTTTAGTCCTTTTCTTTAAATATTTAAATTGCACATTTGAACATTTAATTCCACGTCCATCGTAAACTTTTAATACGGATAAACAGCAAATAAATTTATTGAAATAAATAAGTCGAGTGAGTAGATATTTTGGAAAACAAATAATTTATACTTGCTCGCAATCTAACGGCAGGAGAGAACAAGGAGTGGATGAAGGATGAAAATGGACCATTGGATTCGAGAAGGTGCCTGGTGGACTTTTGAATGAGTGGGACCTCCAGACCGACAGAACGAGACACTTGTAATATGTACACACGTCGGAGAAACATAGGCCACCTATTGATGTGCACAACCGGACCGACGCAAACACCGAGCCGCACGTCTTTGGGTCGACCTTTGATTGAGACTTTTCTTCTTATTCAAATCCCCCCCCACTAACCAATAGGTACTTAACGCAATGCCGAAATTTAAAAAATGCTTCGAGCTACTTCAGTAGCAGAAACTGATAGTGTTAGCTACATCCCATATGTAGTCGAGTGAATTTTTTTTATGAAATAAGAAGCAAAATAATTACTAGAAAAGGGCAAAAACAAAATCATGGAAGCATGCAAAAGGAGAGCTAAGTTTGCAAGCAAATTATACGGGAGTGGGGTCATCCACTCATTCTTCTCCCATTGCACACCACACGTGCATGCTTCTCTTCTTCTTTTTTTTCCCCACAGACCAAAAGAAACTTAAGTTACAAAAAAAAAAAAAAAAAAACTTAAACATAATTTGCTAGCGGAGGTAAATAATTCAAAAGGATAAAGCAATTCCTGCTTAGAAGATCGGTAAAGAAACAAAAAGAGAAATTCAAATCTCAACTTTGTTACCTTTATCTTTTTGCTTTTGCCATCGGGATCGCCGCTGGTTATAGATATTCATGAGGCATGCAGGAGTTATATGAATCTGGGCCCTTGACTTTGATCTATCTCGGATTTGTTTTGGGTCCACTGATTTTTAATAAAATAATGATGAAATACTAATTTGTGTAATCAAATCAATTATGTAGTATTATAGTACACAGTTACATCAATAATTGGTGCTATACTGCTACGAATGTATAAAAAACAACCTAGCTACTCTTTACTCTTTACTCTTTAGTTAACCTGATTGGAAAACGCAAAGAATATTGTGTATATCTTATATATCATGCCTCTATAATCTCTATCCTGCGAAGTTCTTAATTTTTTTTTTCACTTAGACCATGATTAACTCGGAGTTCTTAGAGTGAGATTATTAACGGAAATTAAAAAACTGTTTCTTAACTTTTAACTAAAAAAATTAAGAACCGGTTCTTAAAGTCTTTATTTAAGAACCGGTTCTTATCTTTTTTTTAGTTAAAAGTTAAGAAACAGTTTCTTAACTTCCGCTAAGAACTTCGTCCGTAAAACATCGGGTTAATCATGCTATTATACACATAAGTAGGAACAACACCGTATAAGTAGGAACACCGTATCTATCAACCATTTACTCTGTTGATATGGTTGTGTAGGTTTTGATGGCAAACATACAATAAACATATTACTAGAGTTTTATCGTTTTTTTGAGAATTGTTAAAAAAATTCTTACACTAATATACATTTATTCGATCACAAGATGTACCAACAAATAAGAATATTTTAGCTGCGATGCAGGAATTTACCAGTTTTTTTTAGCATAATCACATTCCAAAGGAAAAAAAGGAGATGTGAACACGGACCATTAAATTCGGCCTATTCTATAGTATATGATATATATAGAGAAAGTAGGACTCCTACCAGAGTACTAATATCTTATTTTCCACCACTTTCATTATTGTTTTCTAAAATGTCGAGATTTATAGATTTGTACGTGCTAACTGCTAAGCTTCTTTCCTGATCAAAAGTAAAATCAATCACAAGTGTTTTAAAATTGATCTAATATGCAGGGTCGGCCCTGAGACTATGAAGACCTGTGGATTTGTCTATGTAATTTTTTTTATATATAAATTTGGGGATCTAAATTTTTTTTTCAGGGATCTATTCGTATGTAACTTTTTTAAAAAAATTTGGAGGTTTGTTGCTAATGTTTCACTACGCATTCCCAGGGCCGGCCCTCCTAGTAAGCAAACTTTATATTTACAAATTCTCCATTGACTGATTCTACGGTTCACACTTATTACACCACTGCTTATAATCTTATGGTGGGAATAAATATTCACGGACAACGGTCTCACCGTCCACAAATGTCTCTTTGCTTGAGAAAACAAACCAACATCTCATCTCATCTCATCGGTGAGCTCTCATTTCATTATTGTTTTCTAAAACATCGATAATATATACTATTTTTAGATACTTAAATAAGTTTAAAGGGAAAATTTTTTATTTAAAAAAGTAAAGAAAAGACAAGTTTGTAAACACATCAATATTCCCATGCTACACCAACACTTTTTCTAAATTATTAACAATTTCTTTATTTTAGTTTTACCAAAAACAAAATTTCTTTATTTTAGCGATTTTTTTTCGTTCTTGTTCACACTAGCCCCCCAATAAAACCAGTTCACTGTTGAACCAGCTAAAACCGGACGTGTGAAAGCGTTCACTGTGTGTTTCTGACTTAACCAAAAAAGTGCCTACAATTTCGAAAAACCTTGATCAGTAACCGGCAACTGTATCAAACCGCACTGTATACAACCTGCTACTCCCGGTAAGCATCAAAATACATCCCCCCATTTAACAGTGACAAATATCAAATCCTGCATTTAGTGCTCTCTTTCAACCCTAAAAATTAAAACGCTCCCTTTCTCATCCCCTCCTCACGTTTTTATAACTTTTCTCTGGATTAATCCTTTATTATTGGTTTTTACTTCTTCTTTTCAATCTCTGCTTTGGTGTGATTACTCTGCTTTTAATTGATTTATCATAAAATTACTGGAAAAAGATAAAGAAAGAGAAAAACAATGGAGTTTACGAGTTTTCATCAGCCGTCGTTGCAAAGCATTTGGGATTTTGGAGAGGAGGAGAGGGATTCGTTAGGGTTTATGGAGTTACTAGGTTCTCAGCACCATTCATTCCTTCTCGAAACGCTCCAACCGCAAACGCAACCGTTTGAGAAACTGTCTTCTTCTGATTTAACTATTCTTCAAGCCCCACCCTCAAATGCGACTGCTGATAAGTATGTGACGTCGAAAGTGGAATCTTTGTGTTCGGATATAAATCCACCGGCTACACCAAACTCCTCGTCGATTTCTTCGGCGTCAAGCGAGGCTGTAGACGAAGACAAAGCGAAAAGAGAAGAAAATGAGGAACATGAACAGAAGAAGAGTGATACTAATAAACAGTGAGTCTCATTTATGTGTCCTTAATTTTCACATATTTTTCTCTCTTTGAAAGATGGTCTAGTAAAAGACTCAGAGAGAAAATGGTTCGCAGCATTTAATTA
Proteins encoded in this window:
- the LOC106340572 gene encoding transcription factor UPBEAT1-like, whose translation is MHHTKKFYRVIIPCLDNFLSSHYINQKNILTSFTIMGVTLEGQRKESVWVSMRRQRARRALVKKIIIRPKMNLEASRRPCRAIHKRVKTLKELVPNTKSAEGLDGLFRQTADYILALEMKVRVMQTMVQVLTETDCM